Proteins from a single region of Gambusia affinis linkage group LG12, SWU_Gaff_1.0, whole genome shotgun sequence:
- the ankrd12 gene encoding ankyrin repeat domain-containing protein 12: protein MAKPGGDRDGAMVDKQAGKKSKDKLSPFTKTPKLDRSELLGKEGKAKSSMKRKLSFTTSPPRTEERDSESDKDGPEKKKVKKEAGGRRSKSSNLLFGYPLSERKQMALLMQMTANSPDSTPSHPSQTTPVQKKVPSSASSRQKDKVNKRNERGETPLHMAAIRGDAKQVKELISLGADVNVKDFAGWTPLHEACNLGYYDVAKVLIAAGAEVNTQGLDDDTPLHDASSSGHKDIVKLLLRHGGNAFQANKRGERPVDVADSQELELLLKGEASLSDQDDSSSDSEDPPSVNPSSVDDNMEDSDTEKESDGKPATKASSSVPGMDEYEFKDEEEEEDLSKALNDRHIPRRELRQREKEDKDRNHVAAKQSNKADSSSKSKKQKSSRVHCSSDTSSDEMESLSEKRNSPTCSQSSESHKMDTRLKKDGAEQKDKGKVKKKTKSQNKNKENEEDGKENSKTLVLSLATVSESNEKGREEDSFKMSFSPKDDSSVHLFHLSSIKSPKLNHSLADKQCPLKQENTKVSISDGSYNHYSEADFCSESSSAKGCKHREKSKHHQKEPGVDADDGRASPCKDAVTGNSVDGGEPAVLRKTDLDGKVVKKHKLKHKEKDKHRREYEAERSRHRQKEARKDSHRNLEFDREFWKENFFKSDEADEPPAGKKDGEESSSLQKTAADSSPVKDERNLKEKHSGGKEKRPREEREKDKAVKKERKEERTKEESNGSGRSPEESLQNSGVKEEAEEKPVTADQDQLEPSERTARDKPDKRLPGKEKDADKMEKTHLDKEKKIKLEHFDNSAERWKEKDRSGASSSLSPGDKSYRDNEKLKSLSATKKHEDGRKSKDKQEKRSDKEYGGGDHKERDRANSDRRGKPPEKTADHRLKEKDCDRKKKDKMKDGGVSSSSNLKLLLEDKRSYPSESSKVSSTKSKEEPMAKTPEKDRDRRDRERDYDRHKDKERHKERSQQARIGKAKSCEGEAEKSKPKTPTASRDAKPKEKRLVNDDLMQTSFERMLSMKDQEIELWHRKHLEKLKQKERERLRQRPLCDPGKSKPKDRKPEICLNKELTRSKSSETSDVHGREKKDASGNRTLSLDGKSAPSLSAKVISVVENCLSRSPRPESDRGGLMSRSVSLVSVASSEESFQATTLTPRHTEYDSDMNLETSDSQQAFLQSSLVIQAARSPSVHDRDCSTLLDAPQSVKHEPQHLQSVLEEDPSPSAEGDGTERPSKCGLIALEEPKTKESSEPEENLSGHPNPNPPAETLGEKEGSTAGLSATQDLPNRNQTLPQGDASQAEQKNPLSPDPAAPKDETSPTETSQGERVCGESDQPLTSGEPSALEDAATFLQRETTPSSSTETQQPSDLQSENPPEENMAEGSDNPTPPDAPHSPPPETSLHIPSSAPAEEEEEDDASADDEDKFQPSTDNVGTCPDVQMEDAASTETSDPREESSDAHQGSESSAAAESSPLDGSAADTNMETSPEPMDVTPADEKTETSAAEEQSPRSVQSAPQTDSGSASGSCSPQSADRDSDSSGAKLKARPADEDADVHVPHPRKRKMPKPAASPLSSATQQERERCQQSLAAIVDAVKLEEIEPYQTERANPYYEFLHIRRKIEEKRKVLCNVTPQPPQYYDEYVTFNGSYLLDGNPLSKLCIPTITPPPSLPEPLKEMFKQQEVVRMKLRLQHSIEREKLIVSNEQEVLRVHYRAARTLANQTLPFSACTVLLDAEVYNMPQDIQGDDGKTSVRDRFNARQFMSWLQDVDDKFDKLKTCLLMRQQHEAAALNAVQRLEWQLKLQELDPATYKSTSIFEIPEFYIPLVEVNDDFDLTPI from the exons ATGGCCAAACCTGGGGGCGACCGAGATGGAGCCATGGTGGATAAGCAGGCGGGGAAGAAG AGCAAAGACAAGCTGTCGCCTTTCACCAAGACTCCGAAGTTGGACCGGAGTGAACTGCTGGGAAAGGAAGGGAAAGCCAAGTCTTCCATGAAGCGCAAGCTCTCCTTCACTACAAGTCCGCCCCGGACGGAGGAGCGGGACTCGGAATCCG ATAAAGACggaccagagaagaagaaggtgaAGAAGGAAGCCGGCGGCAGAAGGTCCAAGTCCTCCAACCTGTTGTTCGGCTATCCGCTGTCGGAGCGCAAGCAGATGGCTCTCCTCATGCAGATGACGGCCAACAGTCCAG ACTCGACGCCCAGCCATCCCTCGCAGACGACGCCTGTGCAGAAGAAAGTCCCCAGCAGCGCCTCGTCTCGCCAGAAGGACAAAGTCAACAAGAGGAACGAGCGCGGGGAGACGCCCCTCCACATGGCGGCGATCCGCGGAGACGCCAAGCAGGTCAAAGAGCTCATCAGCCTGGGAGCCGACGTCAACGTCAAAGACTTCGCAG GTTGGACTCCGCTCCACGAAGCCTGTAATCTGGGTTACTACGACGTGGCGAAGGTCCTGATAGCTGCAGGAGCAGAAGTGAATACGCAGGGTCTGGACGACGACACGCCGCTTCACGACGCCTCCAGCAGTGGCCACAAAGAC ATTGTGAAACTCCTCCTCCGTCACGGCGGAAACGCTTTCCAGGCCAACAAGCGCGGCGAGCGTCCGGTGGACGTGGCCGACTCCCAGGAGCTGGAGCTGCTCCTGAAAGGAGAGGCGTCGCTGTCCGACCAGGACGACAGCTCCTCAG ATTCCGAAGACCCGCCGTCCGTCAACCCGTCCAGCGTGGACGACAACATGGAGGACTCCGACACCGAGAAGGAGTCTGACGGCAAACCGGCCACCAAAGCGTCGTCGTCCGTGCCAGGCATGGACGAGTACGAGTTTAaagacgaggaagaggaggaggatctGAGCAAGGCGCTGAACGACAGGCACATCCCCCGGAGGGAGCTGCGGCAGCGCGAGAAGGAGGACAAAGACAGGAACCACGTGGCAGCAAAACAGAGCAACAAGGCCGACTCGTCCTCAAAGTCCAAGAAGCAGAAAAGCTCCCGCGTCCACTGCAGCTCCGACACGTCCAGCGACGAGATGGAGAGCCTGTCGGAGAAGAGGAACTCCCCGACCTGCTCGCAGAGCTCCGAGAGCCACAAAATGGACACCAGGTTGAAAAAGGACGGCGCCGAGCAGAAGGACAAGGGGAAGGTGAAGAAGAAGACCAAAagccagaacaaaaacaaggagAACGAAGAAGACGGGAAGGAGAACAGCAAGACTTTGGTTCTCTCTCTTGCAACGGTGTCGGAAAGCAACGAAAAGGGGCGCGAGGAGGATTCCTTCAAGATGTCCTTCAGTCCTAAAGACGACTCGTCCGTACACCTCTTCCATTTGTCCTCCATCAAGTCTCCAAAGCTGAACCACAGCCTGGCGGACAAGCAGTGTCCgctgaaacaggaaaacacCAAGGTGTCCATCAGCGACGGCTCATACAACCACTACTCTGAGGCGGACTTCTGCAGCGAAAGCTCCAGCGCGAAGGGCTGCAAGCACAGGGAGAAGAGCAAGCATCATCAGAAGGAGCCCGGCGTGGACGCAGACGACGGCCGCGCCAGCCCCTGCAAGGACGCCGTCACAGGGAACAGCGTGGACGGCGGCGAGCCGGCGGTGCTGCGGAAGACGGACCTGGACGGGAAGGTGGTGAAGAAGCACAAGCTGAAACACAAGGAGAAGGACAAACACAGGCGGGAGTACGAAGCCGAGCGCAGCCGCCACAGGCAGAAGGAGGCCAGGAAGGACAGCCACCGGAACCTGGAGTTCGACAGGGAGTTCTGGAAGGAGAACTTCTTCAAAAGCGATGAGGCGGATGAGCCGCCGGCGGGGAAAAAGGACGGAGAGGAATCCAGCTCGCTCCAGAAGACGGCGGCGGACTCGTCTCCAGTGAAGGATGAGAGGAACTTGAAGGAGAAGCACTCCGGAGGCAAGGAGAAGAGGCCGAGAGAGGAGCGGGAGAAAGACAAGGCGGTGAAGAAGGAGCGGAAAGAGGAGCGGACGAAGGAGGAGAGTAACGGATCGGGCCGGAGTCCAGAGGAGTCGCTGCAGAACAGCGGTGTgaaagaagaagcagaggagAAACCAGTCACGGCTGATCAGGACCAGCTGGAGCCGTCCGAAAGAACAGCGCGAGACAAACCCGACAAGAGGCTtccaggaaaagaaaaggatgcAGACAAAATGGAGAAGACTCATCTGGACAAGGAGAAGAAGATTAAACTGGAGCACTTTGACAATTCAGCGGAGCggtggaaggaaaaggacaGATCCGGAGCTTCCTCTTCACTCTCACCTGGAGATAAAAGCTACAGAGACAACGAGAAGTTAAAGTCTTTATCCGCCACCAAGAAGCACGAAGACGGCAGGAAGAGTAAAGATAAGCAGGAGAAACGGTCCGACAAGGAGTACGGAGGCGGAGATCACAAAGAAAGAGACCGAGCAAACAGCGACAGACGAGGGAAACCGCCGGAGAAGACCGCGGATCACCGCTTGAAAGAGAAGGACTGCGACCGGAAAAAGAAGGACAAAATGAAAGACGGCGGCGTGTCTTCCAGCTCCAACCTGAAGCTACTTCTGGAAGATAAGAGGAGCTATCCGTCTGAGAGCAGCAAGGTCTCATCCACAAAGTCAAAAGAGGAGCCGATGGCGAAAACACCCGAGAAGGATCGGGACCGGCGAGACCGGGAGCGAGACTACGACAGACACAAGGACAAAGAGAGGCACAAAGAGCGCTCCCAGCAGGCCCGCATCGGCAAAGCCAAGTCCTGCGAGGGAGAAGCAGAAAAGAGCAAACCGAAAACCCCGACGGCCTCTCGGGACGCCAAGCCGAAGGAGAAGCGGCTGGTGAACGATGACCTGATGCAGACCAGCTTCGAGCGAATGCTGAGCATGAAGGACCAGGAGATCGAGCTGTGGCATCGGAAACATCTGGAAAAGCTCAAGCAGAAGGAGCGGGAGAGGCTCAGGCAGCGGCCTCTGTGCGACCCGGGAAAGTCCAAACCCAAAGACAGGAAACCGGAGATCTGCCTGAACAAGGAGCTGACGCGCTCCAAAAGCTCGGAGACGTCCGACGTCCAcggcagagaaaagaaagacgCCAGCGGCAACAGGACGCTGTCTCTGGACGGGAAGAGCGCGCCCTCCCTCAGCGCCAAGGTCATATCCGTGGTGGAAAACTGCCTGAGCAGGTCGCCGCGACCCGAGAGCGACCGCGGCGGCCTCATGTCCCGCTCCGTGTCCCTGGTGTCCGTAGCGAGCTCCGAGGAGTCGTTCCAGGCCACGACGTTGACTCCCAGACACACGGAGTACGACTCGGACATGAACCTGGAGACCTCCGACTCCCAGCAGGCGTTCCTCCAGTCTTCCCTCGTCATCCAAGCCGCCAGGTCGCCGTCCGTCCACGACAGAGACTGCAGCACTCTTCTGGACGCGCCTCAGTCGGTGAAGCACGAACCCCAGCACTTACAGAGCGTCCTGGAGGAAGACCCCAGTCCGTCTGCCGAGGGAGACGGCACGGAGCGTCCGTCCAAGTGTGGCCTTATCGCGTTGGAGGAGCCGAAGACGAAGGAGAGCTCGGAACCCGAAGAGAACCTCAGCGGACATCCGAACCCAAACCCGCCGGCAGAGACTCTCGGAGAAAAGGAGGGAAGCACGGCGGGACTGTCGGCAACCCAAGATCTTCCAAATAGAAACCAGACACTTCCACAAGGCGACGCCTCTCAGGCGGAGCAGAAAAATCCTCTTTCCCCGGATCCGGCCGCACCGAAAGACGAGACCAGTCCGACAGAAACATCACAG GGAGAACGTGTTTGCGGAGAATCGGATCAGCCGCTGACGTCCGGCGAGCCGTCGGCGCTCGAGGACGCAGCGACCTTCCTTCAGAGAGAGACGACGCCGTCTTCCAGCACCGAGACCCAGCAGCCATCGGACCTCCAATCGGAAAACCCTCCTGAGGAGAACATGGCCGAAGGTTCTGACAACCCAACGCCGCCGGACGCGCCGCACAGTCCTCCACCAGAAACCAGTTTGCACATTCCCAGTTCTGCtccagcagaagaagaagaagaagacgacgcGTCCGCAGACGATGAAGACAAATTCCAGCCTTCCACTGACAACGTCGGCACTTGTCCTGATGTCCAGATGGAGGACGCGGCGTCCACCGAGACGTCCGACCCCAGAGAGGAGTCGAGCGACGCTCATCAGGGCTCAGAGAGCAGCGCCGCAGCAGAGAGCTCTCCCCTGGACGGGAGCGCGGCCGACACTAACATGGAGACGTCTCCCGAGCCGATGGACGTCACGCCGGCGGACGAAAAGACGGAAACATCGGCGGCCGAAGAGCAGAGCCCGAGGTCGGTCCAGTCGGCACCGCAGACGGACAGCGGCAGCGCCTCGGGCAGCTGCTCGCCGCAGTCCGCCGACCGAGACTCAGACTCCTCCGGAGCGAAGCTGAAAGCCCGACCGGCGGACGAAGACGCCGACGTCCACGTCCCGCACCCACGCAAGAGGAAGATGCCGAAGCCGGCGGCGTCGCCGCTGAGCTCGGCCACCcagcaggagagagagaggtgtCAGCAGTCGCTGGCGGCCATCGTGGACGCGGTGAAGCTGGAGGAGATCGAGCCGTACCAGACGGAGCGGGCCAACCCGTACTACGAGTTCCTGCACATCCGCAGGAAGATCGAGGAGAAGCGCAAGGTGCTGTGCAACGTGACGCCGCAGCCGCCGCAGTACTACGACGAGTACGTGACGTTCAACGGGTCGTACCTGCTGGACGGGAACCCGCTCAGCAAACTCTGCATCCCCACC ATAACTCCGCCCCCTTCGCTTCCTGAGCCGCTGAAGGAAATGTTCAAGCAGCAGGAAGTCGTCCGGATGAAGCTGCGGCTGCAGCACAGCATCGAGCGC GAGAAGCTGATTGTTTCCAACGAACAGGAAGTGCTTCGGGTCCACTACCGGGCCGCCAGAACACTAGCCAACCAGACGCTGCCGTTCAGCGCCTGCACCGTCCTGCTGGACGCCGAGGTGTACAACATGCCTCAGGACATCCAG GGCGACGATGGAAAAACGTCGGTGAGGGATCGGTTCAACGCCCGGCAGTTCATGTCCTGGCTGCAGGACGTCGACGACAAATTCGACAAGCTCAAG ACGTGCCTGCTGATGCGGCAGCAGCACGAGGCGGCGGCGCTGAACGCCGTCCAGCGCCTGGAGTGGCAGCTGAAGCTGCAGGAACTGGACCCGGCCACCTACAAGTCCACCAGCATCTTCGAGATCCCCGAGTTCTACATCCCGCTGGTGGAGGTCAACGACGACTTTGACCTGACCCCCATATGA